From one Triticum aestivum cultivar Chinese Spring chromosome 4B, IWGSC CS RefSeq v2.1, whole genome shotgun sequence genomic stretch:
- the LOC123092194 gene encoding mucin-5AC codes for MNSYSGDRSSSRPTTTSFDSYQFDFGANASRSSTSRPLRDQRPGGATNPSPRPTTTNTWSHQPVKTSWTHQPSPSAAAALGSGPVSMVGDISGRSWSATAPSSGIGLPQSNNPNLFSDLLGPALGSTRAQSNAPLRSAAAQPSKPSSANPRTNSSSFSMGGMASTLPKTTGAPIASGSYGVGGRPMKPVGMAPATASQPTAQKKDPFGSIDPFAAKPGSMNAAKQAGSAKSDQGFGVFQGVSSGANAGFSSFQKAGAGSSGFQSSGATKPSNVTPPPAPAPAPVSAAVNSGVDHFDTLFPSSASAPTASAASNGGGDMFGEMDGWVDVESEYVGGGDSSGTTTELEGLPPPPSGLTASAAKAKGMDNYKGGQYADAIKWLSWAVLLIEKTGKNAGIAEVLSSRASSYKEVGEYKKAIADCSKVLEQDKDNVSVLVQRALLYESSEKYRLGAEDLRLVLKIDPGNRLARSMIHRLNKMAD; via the exons ATGAACTCCTACTCCGGCGACCGGTCCTCCTCCCGTCCCACCACAACCTCCTTCGACTCCTACCAGTTTGACTTCGGGGCCAACGCCTCCCGCTCCTCCACCTCCCGCCCCCTCCGCGACCAGAGGCCAGGTGGCGCCACCAACCCTTCACCGAGGCCAACCACCACAAACACATGGTCACACCAGCCGGTGAAGACGTCCTGGACTCATCAGCCATCCCCGTCCGCCGCCGCGGCGCTCGGATCCGGGCCTGTGTCCATGGTCGGCGACATCTCCGGCCGGAGCTGGTCCGCCACTGCGCCCTCCTCCGGCATCGGCCTCCCTCAGTCCAACAACCCCAACCTCTTCAGCGACCTCCTCGGGCCCGCGCTTGGATCCACCCGAGCCCAGTCCAACGCGCCGCTCAGATCAGCAGCGGCCCAGCCCTCCAAGCCGTCAAGCGCTAACCCTAGGACCAACAGCTCTTCCTTCTCGATGGGCGGTATGGCGAGCACGCTCCCGAAAACCACCGGGGCACCGATAGCTTCTGGTAGTTATGGGGTTGGTGGCCGGCCAATGAAGCCGGTGGGCATGGCGCCGGCGACCGCGTCACAGCCCACGGCGCAGAAGAAGGATCCGTTCGGCTCCATAGATCCCTTCGCGGCGAAGCCTGGGTCTATGAATGCTGCAAAGCAGGCAGGTTCGGCCAAATCGGATCAGGGATTTGGCGTGTTTCAGGGCGTGAGTTCGGGCGCCAACGCTGGATTCAGTAGTTTCCAGAAAGCCGGTGCTGGATCCAGTGGCTTCCAGAGTTCTGGTGCCACGAAGCCTTCCAATGTTACGCCTCCGCCTGCACCCGCTCCAGCGCCTGTTTCTGCAGCGGTGAACTCTGGCGTGGATCATTTTGACACGCTGTTTCCTTCGTCCGCATCTGCACCAACTGCTTCTGCGGCGAGTAATGGTGGTGGTGACATGTTTGGTGAGATGGATGGTTGGGTGGACGTGGAGTCGGAGTATGTTGGTGGTGGTGATAGCAGTGGCACAACCACAGAGCTGGAGGGATTACCGCCACCACCCTCTGGGTTGACGGCATCTGCTGCTAAGGCAAAAGGAATGGATAATTACAAGGGTGGGCAGTATGCTGATGCTATCAAATGGTTGTCTTGGGCTGTTCTGCTCATCGAGAAGACTGGGAAAAATGCTGGTATTGCAGAGGTGTTGTCATCAAGGGCCTCGTCCTATAAGGAGGTCGGCGAGTACAAGAAGGCTATTGCCGACTGTTCGAAG GTGCTCGAGCAAGATAAGGACAATGTGTCGGTGCTAGTGCAACGTGCTCTCTTATATGAGAGCAGTGAGAAATATAGGCTTGGGGCTGAGGACCTGCGTTTGGTTCTGAAGATTGACCCTGGGAATCGTCTTGCCAGGAGTATGATTCATCGATTGAACAAAATGGCTGACTAG